One Streptomyces coeruleorubidus DNA segment encodes these proteins:
- a CDS encoding GntR family transcriptional regulator, with the protein MTLKIDIDDSAPPYEQVRARISEQARSGELPVGYRLPTVRGLAESLGLAANTVAKAYRALEADGVIETRGRHGTFVAAAGSAADRELAVAAQAFAERARRLGQGEDAALAAVRDALRASYGE; encoded by the coding sequence GTGACCTTGAAGATCGACATCGACGACAGTGCTCCGCCGTACGAGCAGGTGCGGGCGCGGATCTCCGAGCAGGCGCGGTCGGGGGAGCTGCCGGTGGGATACCGGCTGCCGACCGTGCGAGGGCTGGCCGAGTCGCTGGGGCTCGCCGCGAACACGGTCGCCAAGGCGTACCGGGCGCTGGAGGCGGACGGCGTGATCGAGACGCGGGGCCGCCACGGCACGTTCGTGGCCGCCGCCGGCTCGGCGGCGGACCGGGAGCTGGCGGTCGCCGCCCAGGCGTTCGCGGAGCGGGCTCGCAGGCTCGGGCAGGGGGAGGACGCGGCGCTCGCCGCCGTACGGGATGCCCTGCGGGCGTCTTACGGGGAGTAG